The following nucleotide sequence is from Pararhodobacter zhoushanensis.
CCTGCTGCCCGAGCACGTGCTCAACGTCGAAATCGGCGCGCGGGCCGAGGCTGGCTGGGGCTACCTGTCGGTCAGCGCGTACCATGCGGATTATTCGGACTTCATTCAGTCGTTCTACAACCCGCCCGGCACCAATGATTACACCTATCGCAACATTTCCGAACGCGAAGTCTGGGGTATCGAGTTTGCGGGCGAGTACCGGCTGAACACTGAATGGACGCTGAACGGCTCGCTGAACTGGCAGCGCGGCGTGGATCGCGTGACACCCGCCAGCGCCGAAACCCGTGCCGATCTGCGTGAACTCAGCGGCGTCGTTGGCCTCAACTGGCAGCCCGCAGGAAGCCGCTGGTCGATGGACAGCTACCTGCGCTTCGCGGATGGGGTTAAGGAAACCGCCTCCGACACCGGATTCCGCCCGGCAGGCTACGGGTTGGTCGATCTCTTTGCCCGCTACGAACTGACCGAAACAGCCGTGCTCAGCATCGGCGTGACCAACCTCTTTGATCGGGCCTATTTCACCGATTCAGCAATCGGCGTCACGACCTCTCCCACCGAGGCGGTTGCGCGGCAGAACCCTCTCGACCTGCGCCTCGGTTCAGGGCGCGAGATCACCGTCGCGCTTCAGGCGCGGTTCTGACGCGATGGGCGTTGTGCTCAAACGCCTGGGGCGACTGGCCTGGCTGGCCGCCTCGGGACCGGACCGGGGGCTCATGGGCGCCTGGTCCGGACTCGGCCTTTTCGTGCTCATCCTCGGTTTCGAATTCTCTGGCGTCTGGCTTTCGGTTCAGATGATCAACTGGTCCAAGGTCTTTTACGACGCGCTGGAACAACTCGATGCGGTTGAAGCGCTGCGCCAGATCGGCGTCTTCGCGATTCTGATCGCCGCGACTGCCGGCGCGTCCCTGATCGGCACCTGGCTGACCAAGCAGTTGCAGATTGCGTGGCGCCAGCGACTGACCGAAAGGGCGCTCAATCAATGGCTGACCGATGGCGCTTACTGGCATCTGCGCCCCGGCCTCAGCCCCGATCCGATCGACAACCCCGATCAGCGTATCGCGCAGGATTGCAACCTGTTCATCGAATACCTGCTCGAATTTTCCGTTGACATGATCGCCCGCTCGGTCGCGTTGGTCACTTATCTTGCCGTGTTGTGGAACCTTTCGGGCTTTCCGCTGTCGCTTTCGTTTGTCGGAATCGACATCATCGTCCCGCGCTACATGATCTGGGCGGCCTTCCTCTATGTCGCACTTTCGACGCTGATCACCCATCTGCTCGGCAAGCCGCTCAAGAACCTCGCCTTTCGACAAGAGCGCGTCGAGGCCGATTTCCGGCACGGCTTGGTTCAGGTGCGCGACAACGCCGATGCCATCGCCCTGGCCGGGGGAGAAGACGCCGAGCGGCGGCGGCTGGCGGCGCGCTTTGCCCGCCTCAGGGACAATTGGAAACAGCTGATCGGGCGGGAGTTCATTCTGGGTCTCTATACCCAGCCTTACCGCTACACCGTCCTGCGCATTCCGACCTTTCTGGCTCTGCCCGCCTATTTCGGCGGGGCAGTGACGCTGGGCGGGTTGATGCAGACGGCCAGCGCGTTTTCCAACGTCACGACCACGCTGAGCTATTTCGTGTTCTACTACGCCCGGATCGCCCGCTTTGTCGCCGTATCCGAGCGGCTGGACGGGCTGTTCCTTGCGACCGCCGCGCCCCGTCCCGCACCCGATGCGCCGCGCAGCTTGCTGCGGGTGACCGGCGGCGGCGACCGCCTGCGCCTGTCGGGCCTTCAGCTCTTTACCCCGTCGGGGCGGGCGCTGGACCCGGTTCCCGACTGTACCATCACGGCCGGGCAAAGGATCTGGATCCGGGGTGCTTCAGGGCGCGGGAAAACGACACTCCTTTCCGCGCTGCGCGGTGTGTGGCCTTATGGCACGGGCAGTATCACGCTGCCCGATGCCCCGCTGATGGCGTTGCCGCAGGTTCCCGTCGCGTTCTCGGACGGGCTTTTGGCAACACTGTCCTATCCGCTGGATCCGGCAAGTTATGACCGCGCAATGCTGGATGCGTTGCTGCGCAAGGTCGGGCTGGAAGCGCGGCTTGTAACCACCGACGGGCCCGGCACCCTGCAGGGTCTGTCGATGGGCGAACGTCAGCGGCTGGCGCTGGCCCGCGCGCTGCTCTTGCGTCCGCGCTGGCTGTTGCTGGACGAAGCGACAAGCGCGCTTGATCCCGCGTCGGAAACCCGGCTTCTGGCGTTGCTGCGCCGCGAGCTGCCACAGGCGACGATACTTTGCGTCGCGCACCGCCCTCCTGTCGGGCTGGATCCCGATGGCGAGCTGGCTATCGGTCCCTTTGATGAAAGGATCAGCGCATGACACCTGCGCCCGGAAAATGGCTCTATCCCGCCGATGGCACAACGCCCGGCCACACGCAGGTGATGGCCGAGATGGCCCGCGCCCCTGCGGTTCTGCTCGGCGAGCGGCATGACCGCGCCGACCAGCACCGCTGGCAGATGCAGGTCGCGGCCGGGTTGCTGGCGCACCGGCCCAAGCTGGTGATGGGGTTCGAGATGTTCCCGCAGCGGCTGGATCCTGTACTGGCCGACTGGGTTGCAGGCAATCTCGACGAGGCTCAGTTTCTCGAACGGGCGGAATGGAGCAAGGTCTGGGGGTTCCCGGCCGAGCTTTACCTGCCGCTCTTCCACTTCTGCCGCCTGCATCGCGTCCCGATGGTCGGCCTGAACTGCCGCCGCGCGCTGGTCAGCGACGTGGGTGCCGGGGGCTGGGACAGCATTCCCGTCGAGGCCCGCGAGGGGATCACCCCCTCAGCACCGGCAAGCCCCGCCTATCGGCGCTACCTGTTCGATATCACCGGCGGCGCGCGACCTGACCGGGCAGCGCAAGGGCCTGACGACCCGGCATTTGACCGCTTCGTGCGGGCGCAGCAGACCTGGGACCGGGCCTTTGCCTGCCGCATCGTCGAGGCTGCACAGCGCTGGCCGGATGCGCTGGTCGTCGGGATCATCGGGCGCGGTCATCTGGAGTACCGCGGCGGCACGCCCGCGCAGCTTGATGACCTCGGCTTCAGCGGCGCGCGCGTAT
It contains:
- a CDS encoding ABC transporter ATP-binding protein/permease, which produces MGVVLKRLGRLAWLAASGPDRGLMGAWSGLGLFVLILGFEFSGVWLSVQMINWSKVFYDALEQLDAVEALRQIGVFAILIAATAGASLIGTWLTKQLQIAWRQRLTERALNQWLTDGAYWHLRPGLSPDPIDNPDQRIAQDCNLFIEYLLEFSVDMIARSVALVTYLAVLWNLSGFPLSLSFVGIDIIVPRYMIWAAFLYVALSTLITHLLGKPLKNLAFRQERVEADFRHGLVQVRDNADAIALAGGEDAERRRLAARFARLRDNWKQLIGREFILGLYTQPYRYTVLRIPTFLALPAYFGGAVTLGGLMQTASAFSNVTTTLSYFVFYYARIARFVAVSERLDGLFLATAAPRPAPDAPRSLLRVTGGGDRLRLSGLQLFTPSGRALDPVPDCTITAGQRIWIRGASGRGKTTLLSALRGVWPYGTGSITLPDAPLMALPQVPVAFSDGLLATLSYPLDPASYDRAMLDALLRKVGLEARLVTTDGPGTLQGLSMGERQRLALARALLLRPRWLLLDEATSALDPASETRLLALLRRELPQATILCVAHRPPVGLDPDGELAIGPFDERISA
- a CDS encoding ChaN family lipoprotein — protein: MTPAPGKWLYPADGTTPGHTQVMAEMARAPAVLLGERHDRADQHRWQMQVAAGLLAHRPKLVMGFEMFPQRLDPVLADWVAGNLDEAQFLERAEWSKVWGFPAELYLPLFHFCRLHRVPMVGLNCRRALVSDVGAGGWDSIPVEAREGITPSAPASPAYRRYLFDITGGARPDRAAQGPDDPAFDRFVRAQQTWDRAFACRIVEAAQRWPDALVVGIIGRGHLEYRGGTPAQLDDLGFSGARVLLPQEAGPTATPPAPDLACAVYGLPMVPD